The sequence TcgtaaatagatatatatatataatatcataaatatttacaaattaaaagaCCACAATTTGGCAACTGcagtaatatttaatttaaaacttcatGTTCcgaggatggtgcatataaaagatccgatgctgctaatcgaaaagagtagcccatgaagtggtgacagcgggtttcctctctctatatctgtgtggtccttaaccatatgtccgatgctatataaccgtaaacaaaatctgtcgagtgtgtcgttaaataaaacatttcctatccTTCATGTTCCGATTCTTCAAGTTACTTTATATAACAAGAAAAGAGCAGAACTTACCAACACAGACAGACCGGAAGACTTTATCTCTCAACGCTCTCAGTTCACTGAAATCCTTGACGATAAATCTGTTGGCAATCACTGGTCTGCTGGCAATTCCTTCTATCTCCCTTAAATCGGTTAGGCCGATGCCAATAGAATAGATATGGATGCCTCTCCGTCTGGATTTCCTAGCCTCTGGGATTGTTTTCGCGTGTTCGATGTTCGACACTCCATCGGTGATGACCACAGCCACGTTGTTAACATTTTTTCTGTCACCAAATTTAGCTCTGAACATCTTCCGCATGGTTCGGATGCCGTCGGCTGTGTTGGTACTTCCATACGTATACGGGGTTTTTTCAATGGCTTTCAAGACCATGACCTTGGAGGAGAAAGTCTTCAGATGAAACTGGATGCTGGTGTTGGTGCTGTAGGTTACAAGGCCAACTCGGACATCTCCACTATCGATATTTGCGATTGAAAGGAAATCGTGCAGGAAGTCGCGCATTAGTTCAAAATTTGGTTCTGTGATACTGGTAGAAGCATCAAGGACAAATATCAGATCCAGCTTTGCCCCTTCACATTCTGTcaaaaggttttaaaatgtgtcaagaTACGGCGTGcgatatctatatatatatatatatatatatatatatatatatatatatatatatatatatatatatatatgtgtatgtatgcatgtattgatgtatgtatgtacacatgtgtgtatatatatatatatatatatatatatatatatatatatatatatatatatgtgtgtgtgtgtgtgtgtgtgtgtgtatgtatgtatgtatgtatgtatgtatgtatgtatgcatgtattgatgtatgtatgtacacatgtatgtatatatatatatatatatatatatatatatatatatatgtgtgtgtgtatgtatgtatgtatgtattgatgtatgtatatgtatacatatacatatacatatatatatatatatatatatatatatatatatatatatatatatatatatatatatatatatatatatatcataaaatatcttacattttcagtgcaatcaaagtatgtgatgttttcagatcacatactttaataatttgataactttgcaaattagatgtaaattagtcgagatCACGGAattaggtttattgacatttcagcaaccgtactagggtgacactccataattgatgtatacattcatagtcatcaaataaaagcatttcaatagcaattttacactgaaagctgtccagtgttgtagggcctccacgagtactcgagtactccgGCATGGATCGAGTTTAACAAGACTCGaatccattcacaggactcgagtacccgtaggcctacaaggtggaatacaatgagCAACTACAATAGGGctacaatggacaatgtaggacaataatttcaacagtagataatcaacgatataagttatacaataattatatgatcatgtgcttgtttctctttttgaaCAGACTGTCCGTCCGTTCATCGCAACagttctaaatgcaatacaatggcatggtTTGGTATCCacgttcagcgctggaattaagatacataatggtggcattttactttatttcttaatgtcatcatcatctagtgtaagtgtcaggCACTCGAGTCTGGGTCGACCTTGACCTTCGAATACTCGAGTCCAGTATTTGGGACTCTTGGAGGCTtcagattatatgataaagagattattaccctcgtgtgtttcggtatcgtcagtatcatatattaggaataaaaataatgtattatgctcgttAGAGGCtctcataatacaatttttattcctaatataattatgatattgacgataccgaataACACTGGCAATAACTGAAATTGAACATTTAACGTTTTAattaccttgatttttattgttattttgatatatcCATAGGGTACTGAgttatatttaaagaaacaattttatatttagaatTCCATTTACAGCTCCAAGATTTGGACATAATTTTTACAAAGGGGCCGttcaataattatgtaacgaTCGGGAGAGAGGGGGTCTAGGAGGTGTATGATCGGTTGCAAGCGCGTTAGTTCaagtgaatttaattttttaagcaTATTTCCCAGGCAAAATTACCCGACACGCATACACATCCCTCGAGTTTAGTTCGCCGCAGATTTCACCCTCACTTGCATTATTTCCTGCAAACGCGCCTGGTTGGGACGGGGTGGGGGTCGATAGTTAAGTGTCATTTTCAAAAACAGTGGTTCACTTTTAAAATGATGTATCAAGTGACACAtgaacaattaattttaaaagaaaaatcatcAGTGTTAGATCGTTGGCTGGAGCGGGCCAAAacgaaaacccccaaaaccctcagaaacaaaaaaaataaaaataaataaataatataaaaataaaatcaaacccaaagcaacaacaaaccaaccaaccatttAACTGACTCATTAGCTGCAACAGTACAAATGTAAACAGTATTCAATGAACCTGCACTGCTGTTATTTGCGTGATTTTTTACATATTCATAGGCTACTgagttgtattttaaataaacttgtcattttatatttataatttcattAACTGGTCCacgattttgacatatacatagGCTACTGAGTTACATTTCAAAGACACttgtcattttatatttataatttcattAACTGGTCCACGATTTTGACATATTCATAGGCTACTGAGTTATATTTAAGGAAACTtgcaattttatattttttatttcatgaacTGGTCCACGATTTTGACATTTTCATAGGCATCtgagttatattttaaagatacttatacttttatatttttaatttcatgaaCTGGTCTACGATTTTGACATTTTCATAGGCATCtgagttatattttaaagatacttataattatatatttttagtttcaTTAACTGGTCCACGATTTTGACATTTTCATAGGCAACTGATTTGTATTTTTAAGAAACTTccaatttaatatttacaatttcaTGAACTGGTCTACGATTTTGACATTTTCATCtgagttatattttaaagatacttataattttatatttttagtttcattaactggtccacgattttgacatatatataggCTACTGAGTTACATTTCAAAGACACTTGTCCATTTATATCTATAATTTCATTAACTTGTCCACGATTTTGACATATTCATAGGCTACTGAGTTATATTTCAAAGACACttgtcattttatatttataatttcattAACTGGTCCACGATTTTGACATATTCAAAGGCTACTGagttgtattttaatatttataattccaTTGACAGTTCCAAGACTTTGAGATATCCATAGAGTAtcgtgttatattttaaagaaatttgtaatgtaactttttataaaaaaaaataattgacagGTCCAAATTTTTTTGACATATTCATTGGGTACtgagttatattttaaagacatCTGTCATGTTAAATTGATACTTTCTTTGATACGTCTAAGATTCTGGGGAAGGGGGACATTCGGGTAAGTTTTCAAAGAAATTTTGAAATTCAATTTAATGTAACTAGATTGGTGGGTAATGTAAACTTGAACTTCTACGTATGTCACTTAGCAAGCATTTGCAGATTAATTAACCGTTTGCCATCTTACCGTCCTCTACATCAACTATCTAATCTGGTTCTAAATACAAGTTTTTCAGGGGACAGCAGAACCGGTTATATCAACTCTTTGTAGACATAATGGTTATATCAACTCTTTGTAGACATAATGGTTATATCAACTCTTTGTAGACATAATGGTTATATCAACTCTTTGTAGACAACTCTTTGTAGACATAATGGTTATATCAACTCTTTGTAGACATAATGGTTATATCAACTCTTTGTAGACATAATGGTTATATCAACTCTTTGTAGACATAATGGTTATATCAACTCTGTAGACAATGGTTATATCAACTCTTTGTAGACATAATGGTTATATCAACTCTTTGTAGATATAATGGTTATATCAACTCTTTGTAGACATAATGGTTATATCAACTCTTTGTAGACAATGGTTATATCAACTCTTTGTAGACATAATGGTTATATCAACTCTTTGTAGACAATGGTTATATCAACTCTTTGTAGACATAATGGTTATATTAACTCTTTGTAGACAACTCTTTGTAGACATAATGGTTATATCAACTCTTTGTAGACATAATGGTTATATCAACTCTTTGTAGACATAATGGTCATATCAACTCTTTGTAGACAATGGTTATATCAACTCTTTGTAGACATAATGGTTATATCAACACTTTGTAGACATAATGGTTATATCAACTCTTTGTAGACATAATAAACAtcataggcgtatgggctcccattttttgtaGTGggcccatttttgtaggggggtgGTAGATTGactttgcccgaattaaacgaaaatgctcgaatctggataacaataattattcatattatcatcACTGGCAAACAGCTATTTATGGTTGCAggcgaatcactacgcatttgtacatgaATTATATATACTGTGGGCAGAAAATGTTTCAGGTAATATTTCTATCTTTTTAGTCCGAATTTGATGATTTGCTGAAACCTGAAGGGGGGAGGACACagtatttcacgcgaaccgccatTCGGTTCGCGTTTCGgtaacgcaaaattaaatttacgcgaaccgcaaatcggttacgtcgtgacctgtagacgttcagaaatgaaaacttgcaaactttacgattacaggaagtttgCAGTTGAGTATTGTAATTTCAAGACCCTAAAGTTTAACTAGTATTCcggcaaatgttttagactgatttttaaatacgtgatgcgcagcaaaccagtagacaatGTTATATTGCAACATTTCATTTGTAGCATGCGACCAATCTAAACTAAATGCTctgtatagagtcgagccaaagtttttaaagaaatgtgcacggaccgcTGGGGACGGCTGAATTATGTACtgctattttatttctaaaggaatatatattagacatactattttacaaatgttgaaAACGGATTTAATGTAAACAGAAATCCAAACATGTCACACAAGTTGAAAAATACTatcatcgcataatgagctttaaaaaacaaaacatttgttacgtcactgtagtatagaagtaccatcgataaaatGGAAGTAACTTTGTCACCGCAAGACGAGAGAAGGAATCTggaaatgtatctattttgtttcagtactggggctgatatttCTTCCTTTtgcaatattgttaactttagcaagcattaaagaatctgttttataaagtgttttcttttgtattttgttttaactttatgtttgagctgaaaattatgtatttaaaatataatttcaacgtaacatTGAGGTTAAgccacaggttacgcaaatataattcatgtaactGAACAATTACCTCAGATTTTGAAATCTTGTCGCCCGGGTGgttgccccctgtctcgtacgcttcaGTGATTCAGTATTTAGCTTTCTGTGATTGTTTTTGCTTTACTTTATTTATCCACGTAAAAACCAAGTGAatcgacttccggttacctcagattttgaAATCTTGTCGCCCGGGTGgttgccccctgtctcgtacgcttcaGTGATTCAGTATTTAGCTTTCTGTGATTGTTTTTGCTTtactttatttacatacatgtaaatttgAATGTTAAAACGTTGGCAAATACCCATTATATAGGCTACGCCTTGTGACAAATTCCTACAGTGAAATATATTAATAGACACAACTACTGTTCAAACCACAtaatacaacacacacaaatattcttacttggtggtggtggtgtcggTGGTAGTGTTGTGGTGGTagctgaaaatgaaaatgaaagtaCAGTATCTTAACGTGATTATGGCATTGTATCGTAGCACTTTTAGTGAATATCAAACACAATCAAACACCAAACGTTAATTTTTCACTGAATCTTTCATTTCGGTACCAATAATTGTTCTTTGTGTTTTTTGCATCTTGGTAGTGTGCTGATTAAAGGTCAAAGAGATTGCAACGTGACATTCTtatgaaatgtgttttaaaatattcaacatggcgtccaagatggctgccataaTACACAACTCGCAATATCTGATATATATTTCATCACTTATGGCAACATTGTTAATGTCTATGACTGAAGCTCAGAGAGATGCACACGTGACACTCTTTCGGTGGTGGTGttgctaaaaattaaaatacagtaaCATAACATGATCATGGCATTGTATTGTaaccataataaaaataaaatgcataagCTTACACAAATAGTCTGTTTGCCAAACCCTTATTTTAGGCTGAACCTTGTATTTCGATACCCACAACTGTTCTTTACGGTTTTTGCATCTTTGGAAGGTGCTGATCGAAGGTTATAAGCGTGGcactattttgaaatattcaaaatggCACGCAAGATGACTGCCAAAATACACAGCTGGTAATATTTCTAATGTTTTATCGCATATGACAATGTTTTAGGGCTCGTGGAATTAACGTAGAACTACCCCCACCAATCAAGGCAATGCAACATCATTTAAAACTAAGATGGCCGCCACTGTAACAACCAGAACAAACAAATTCCAatttattgcattttaaaaatattgtgatgTTAGTGAAATAGTTTTATTGCCAATGAATTAATGTATAACAACGTCGtgctatttatatttattgtgtactttTCTCGCTTGTgttaaatgtatatacatgtgcattGACTTTTAGGCTACGCTTGCTACgacagttaaatatatttatagaaataaattttgtttcatAATATAATGTAACAAAGAGTTTACTTacttggtggtggtgttggtagttttgttgttggtggtggtggtggtggttttgttgttggtggtggtggtggtggttttgttggtgatggtggtggtggttttgttgttggtggtggtggtggtggtggttttgttggtggtggtggtggtggttttgttgttgttggtggtggtggtggtcttgttggtggtagtggtggtgttgGTATTATCAGTGGTTTTGTTATTGGTGGGTCAATTGGCGGTAGAGTCACCATTGGTCCTGGAGTGCTTCCTGAAAATGGGGAGAAAAAACGAGTCAGAGAGTAATCATGACAATATGATGTAACAGTATTAGTTCATATCAAACACTggcgctcacacacacacacacacacacacacaaacacacacgatTCATTCTCCTAgaattaaaagttttttttatttaacgacgccactagagcacatttattttttatcttatcatcggctattggacgtcaaacatatggtcattctgacactgttttttagaggaaacccgctgtcgccacataggcaggcagcaagagatcttttatttgcgcttcccacaggcaggatagcacaaaccatggcctttgttgaaccagttatggatcactggtcggtgcaagtggtttacacctacccattaagccttgcggaacattcactcaggatttggagtcggtatctggattaaaaatcccatgcctcgactggaatccgaacccagtactaccagcctgtagaccgatggcctaaacacgacgccaccgaggccggtctcttcCAGAATGTGTAACTTTGCATACTAGCTCCTTTGTAAATATAAAGTATGGTGTTTTATGGTCATGTTTTATCTCTGGGGTCAggtaaatgtatttcaaattcaaGCAGCGATCTTTACATaggattttattttcatttattttttatttcaacatccagttaagattcaagcaggctgtcctgggcacacacctcagctatctgggctgtcggtccaggacagttggttacttgttagttgttagtggttcgcgagagaaaagagggtgtagtggccttacacctactcactgagtcgttaaaactcgctatgggtgggagccggtaccgggctgcgaacactgtacctatcagacttatgtccgatggcttaaccacaacaccaccgaggctggatGGTATTACTTTTATCAAGTGTTGTTGctttgtgggggttttccagAACAGGGTTTGGTAGTTGGTCAACACCATAACAGATGATGGGTCATCGAAaattctaccggcctcggtggcgcagtggttaagccaccggactacaggctggtaggtactgtgttcggattccagtcgaggcatgggatttttaatccaaataccgactccaaaccctgagtgagtgctccgcaaggctcaatgggtaggtgcgaaccacttgcaccgaccaatgatc comes from Gigantopelta aegis isolate Gae_Host chromosome 13, Gae_host_genome, whole genome shotgun sequence and encodes:
- the LOC121387881 gene encoding collagen alpha-1(XII) chain-like, whose amino-acid sequence is MRDFLHDFLSIANIDSGDVRVGLVTYSTNTSIQFHLKTFSSKVMVLKAIEKTPYTYGSTNTADGIRTMRKMFRAKFGDRKNVNNVAVVITDGVSNIEHAKTIPEARKSRRRGIHIYSIGIGLTDLREIEGIASRPVIANRFIVKDFSELRALRDKVFRSVCVATEAKAKAKKHKPACPVRRRTIRCLSSVNCKKRGGWIISRYVCRKANRGCCKSWR